The following proteins are co-located in the Dyadobacter chenwenxiniae genome:
- the pseF gene encoding pseudaminic acid cytidylyltransferase, whose protein sequence is MDKALAIIPARGGSKRIPRKNIKDFLGKPIIAYAIETALTCGLFSDVMVSTDDHEIAEIAKNYGASVPFLRSENNANDFASTVDVIKEVEKEYDARFSTVFDRICCIYPTAPLIKTEHLLAGISLMRESDFDSVFPVVPFSYPIWRGLEVVNGKVQMVWPENQNVRSQDLKPVYHDAGQWYWYNPSKITDSLFTTNTASIILSEEEVQDIDTPSDWLMAEMKYKLLYEK, encoded by the coding sequence ATGGATAAGGCCCTGGCAATTATACCGGCTAGGGGCGGCAGCAAGCGTATTCCAAGAAAAAATATCAAGGATTTTCTGGGGAAACCGATTATCGCTTATGCCATCGAAACTGCGTTAACCTGTGGCTTATTCAGCGACGTAATGGTTTCAACCGACGATCATGAAATTGCTGAAATCGCAAAAAATTATGGAGCATCTGTTCCATTTTTAAGAAGCGAAAACAACGCAAACGATTTCGCATCCACCGTTGATGTGATCAAGGAGGTTGAAAAGGAGTATGACGCCCGCTTTTCAACCGTATTTGATAGGATTTGCTGCATTTACCCTACGGCTCCCTTGATAAAAACAGAGCATTTGCTGGCTGGGATATCATTAATGCGCGAATCTGACTTCGACTCCGTATTTCCGGTTGTTCCTTTTTCCTACCCTATTTGGCGAGGTTTGGAAGTGGTAAATGGCAAAGTACAAATGGTGTGGCCGGAGAATCAAAATGTGAGATCACAGGACTTGAAACCGGTTTACCATGATGCGGGCCAATGGTACTGGTACAATCCTTCAAAAATTACAGACTCTCTTTTCACAACAAACACCGCATCCATCATTCTGTCTGAAGAAGAAGTTCAGGATATCGATACGCCCTCGGATTGGTTGATGGCGGAAATGAAATACAAATTGCTTTATGAGAAGTAA
- the pseG gene encoding UDP-2,4-diacetamido-2,4,6-trideoxy-beta-L-altropyranose hydrolase, whose translation MRSKLYIRTDGSSSIGLGHLVRCIALAKMLVEDFDIHFACKQIPDSIINEIRDAGFAFIFLKNDDELLSVLSPKDIVVVDSYELESDYQKAIKEIGCQLVCIDDLHEKPTYADLILNHTPCVSPDEYEAQPYTQYALGPSYALIRPPFLALAGKNQRQFGNASVLICFGGSDSRNLTKTALQVVLTFSQFKRICIVTGAAYSHQESLTEIVEEQDIVVHYNNISAEDMAQRMSEADLCIVPASGILTEALTSGAKIISGMYVGNQRFVFENYKKANAFISAENFSEENLLAAVENYFSQEHVSDAPLVDGKSGERIKKLFRQLADEQNFDLRGLTSDDAELTFQWASDERVRRYSLNKSTIQFADHVAWLSRKLTDPNCIFYIAVFYGKPVGSIRFDLNGEDAVISYLLDPDYHGRGLGTVMLKKGILSICKAAGHITTRLSGIVMPDNISSCKTFERFGFKKELEGENYQYTMNINDENRNI comes from the coding sequence ATGAGAAGTAAACTATATATCAGGACGGATGGAAGTTCCAGCATTGGCCTCGGTCATCTCGTTCGGTGTATAGCACTGGCCAAAATGCTTGTCGAAGACTTTGACATTCATTTTGCCTGTAAACAAATTCCAGACAGCATTATTAACGAAATCCGGGATGCCGGTTTTGCCTTTATATTCCTTAAAAATGACGATGAGCTGTTATCTGTTTTATCGCCAAAAGACATAGTTGTCGTGGATAGCTATGAGCTTGAAAGTGATTATCAGAAAGCAATCAAGGAAATTGGCTGCCAGTTGGTTTGTATTGATGACCTACATGAGAAGCCCACGTATGCGGATTTGATCCTAAATCATACACCCTGCGTTTCTCCAGACGAATACGAGGCACAACCTTACACGCAATATGCGCTGGGTCCCTCTTATGCATTAATTCGTCCGCCATTTCTTGCACTGGCAGGAAAAAACCAACGGCAGTTCGGGAACGCCTCGGTTCTTATTTGTTTCGGGGGCTCGGACAGCCGGAATTTGACAAAGACAGCATTGCAGGTGGTCTTAACTTTTAGTCAATTTAAAAGGATCTGCATCGTAACCGGGGCTGCATATAGTCATCAGGAGTCTTTGACCGAAATTGTTGAGGAGCAGGATATTGTTGTTCATTACAATAACATCAGTGCCGAAGATATGGCTCAACGGATGTCAGAGGCTGATCTCTGCATCGTTCCTGCAAGCGGGATTTTGACAGAAGCACTTACCTCGGGAGCAAAAATCATTTCCGGAATGTATGTTGGCAACCAGCGATTTGTCTTTGAGAACTACAAAAAAGCAAATGCTTTCATCAGCGCCGAAAATTTTTCAGAGGAAAATCTGCTTGCCGCAGTGGAGAATTATTTTTCGCAGGAACATGTTAGCGACGCCCCGCTTGTTGATGGGAAATCGGGAGAGCGCATAAAAAAGCTGTTTCGGCAGTTGGCTGACGAACAAAATTTTGATCTGCGCGGACTGACAAGTGACGACGCTGAATTAACGTTCCAATGGGCCTCAGATGAGCGGGTTCGGCGATATTCCCTCAATAAAAGCACAATACAATTTGCTGACCACGTTGCTTGGCTTTCCCGGAAATTGACGGATCCAAATTGTATATTTTATATTGCAGTGTTTTACGGGAAACCTGTTGGATCTATCAGATTTGATCTGAATGGTGAAGATGCGGTTATAAGTTATCTGCTGGATCCGGATTACCATGGCCGGGGTTTGGGCACTGTAATGTTAAAAAAAGGAATTTTGTCGATTTGTAAAGCCGCAGGGCACATCACGACAAGGCTTTCAGGAATTGTTATGCCCGATAATATTTCGTCTTGTAAAACATTCGAAAGATTCGGATTCAAGAAGGAGCTGGAAGGTGAAAACTACCAATACACTATGAATATCAATGATGAGAATAGGAACATTTGA
- the pseI gene encoding pseudaminic acid synthase has protein sequence MMRIGTFEINQTSPVFIIAELSANHNGRLETAIETIRAAKRAGADCIKLQTYTAETITIDSRLDDFRIGGTIWDGQYLFDLYKEAYTPWEWHAELFRVAKEEGLVCFSSPFDPTAVEFLEELDVPAYKIASFEITDIPLIELVASKGKPVIISTGIATEEDIRLALDACSRQHNDQVALLKCTSSYPAPIAEANMAMIKDFNERFNVITGLSDHTIGSTVPIVATVLGAKIIEKHFILDRAIGGPDASFSMNESEFAEMVKSVREAEQAIGVVDYKLTEKQSKGKDFSRSLYVVEDIAAGELITESNVRSIRPGFGLHPKYLKDIIGKPAKEDLKKGSRMALDKIA, from the coding sequence ATGATGAGAATAGGAACATTTGAAATAAATCAAACCAGCCCGGTATTTATTATCGCAGAACTGTCGGCTAACCATAATGGGCGCCTTGAAACAGCAATAGAGACTATCAGGGCGGCCAAAAGAGCAGGCGCCGATTGCATAAAATTGCAAACTTATACCGCCGAAACCATTACCATCGACTCGCGCCTGGACGACTTTCGTATTGGTGGGACGATTTGGGATGGGCAATATCTGTTTGACCTTTATAAAGAGGCATATACACCATGGGAATGGCATGCGGAATTGTTCCGTGTGGCCAAAGAAGAAGGTTTAGTATGTTTTTCCTCTCCTTTCGACCCCACAGCAGTTGAATTTCTGGAAGAACTGGATGTGCCCGCTTATAAGATAGCATCGTTCGAAATTACCGATATTCCTTTGATTGAACTGGTCGCATCCAAGGGCAAACCGGTCATCATTTCCACGGGCATAGCCACGGAAGAGGACATTCGACTCGCTCTGGATGCTTGTTCGAGACAGCATAATGATCAGGTTGCTTTACTTAAATGCACTTCAAGCTACCCGGCTCCTATTGCAGAGGCGAATATGGCCATGATCAAGGACTTTAACGAGCGATTCAACGTTATTACCGGCCTTTCCGACCACACCATTGGCAGTACAGTCCCTATTGTCGCAACGGTTCTTGGCGCAAAAATCATCGAAAAACATTTTATTTTGGACAGGGCCATCGGAGGCCCGGACGCGTCATTTTCGATGAACGAATCAGAGTTCGCTGAAATGGTGAAGTCCGTGAGAGAGGCGGAGCAAGCAATCGGTGTGGTGGATTATAAATTGACGGAAAAACAGTCAAAAGGAAAAGACTTTTCTCGATCTTTATATGTGGTTGAGGATATCGCAGCAGGAGAGCTGATTACAGAATCAAATGTTCGCTCAATTCGTCCAGGCTTTGGGCTACATCCAAAGTATTTAAAGGACATCATTGGAAAACCTGCCAAAGAAGATCTTAAAAAAGGATCCCGCATGGCATTGGATAAAATTGCATGA